The DNA region CGAAACTTGGCCCACCTTTCACATGGTTGTGCCAAAACTATTTCATTATTATCATGGTTATCAGTGGAATTATTATAACAAATACATATTTCCTCTACCCATAGTGTGCAGAGACAGGTGATGAACTtgctcttcttttcttcatttctatttgcttttaaatatgtttggctagaaaagaaaatcttttgGTAAATAAGACTCCAAAGCTGATACTTTTACCAGTGAAAGTAGGGAAGCCAATACTTCCCGTCATGTTGGCGAGAGTAAAGACACTAAATCTTCTCATCAGGGACATTTGTCCTCCATACCTGTACCTAGCCAACCTCAACCCCATGATTCTAATAGAAGCATTGTAACTACTGATGTTGTTACTTAATTAACCTTAAGCATGAAAATAAGGTATAACATTAGGATTCCACTTCCTCATGAAAGAATAAGTAGAACACCAGATACAACAATTGAAAATTTAGAGATCATAAATATGAATGTTTAAATTTAGGTACTTCTTTTCATTGTCTGTTTTGTTAAATATGTATTTTCCTATTATAATCTATCCGTGAGTCAATTACACCTAAATTACTGGATGACTGTAGCAACTTTTAAcaagtatttaaaaattaagggtCAAGTTCCCATTATTGaattgtttaaattttgttatagcTTGTGTAGTTTTCCTGAGGTTAAGAAAAGTATAATATGgttttatactttttataataaaaggaCACAAAATTCATTGAAATACATTTTTCAATGTAAATCATTGTCAATGAATAATTAGAGAAGTAATTAGGTCATAACATGTTATAATATTTCTATAACCTCTGCTATAAAAATATGGAGATGTTCTTCAGTTTGGAGAGTTTGTTATAAATAacaatgcttttgtttttttaagcccAAACGAGGagaatgcattaaaaaaatcttggtgATAAatatcaatactatctttttcaGCCGACTAAAGGATATTCTCtagataatattatttatggTACGAGAGATAGTTGCAATCTTCCTTGCTTTTTGACAATATAATTGTTATATTGATGTTTGAATATGTTATTTACAAGAGGGCTCTACTTTTATAGACAAtggaagaagaataaaaaaataagcttcaAATTCCTCATCACCATCATTATTCTCTAAATAAATGCAAGAGGAGGAAGAGTCTTAGGAGGATGAATTTCATGAGGAGAAATATAAGGATAAGGAAGCTTATAAAGAGGAAGAGACTAcaacaaaagaatttgaagCAGAGATAATAGAAGAAACTCAACATAAGAATGGTGAAATAAACACCAATATTGACATGAAAATAGCTGGAAGTAGATATGCTTTACgtcaaagaagtaaaaaaaaaaggtgtaatTAACAACCTATAACTTCtagttattttatgaaaatagcACCCAAGTTTGGTATTAAGCTTTTGCACATGTTATTACCCCAAATCCTATTGCACCAAGTTTTGCGCATATTGCAACAAGTCCTACTAGCATTTTGAAAGATGTAAAACTATATGGTAGTACCATGTTTAACACTTCTTTTCCtcattttctttggttttgttGTCCATCCACCTTAAATCTATAAACTATATAGCTCCTTGTGTTATTGGTCCTTGATAGGATTCCAACCTCTTGGAGAGGTAGTCTAAACTCATACTCATAAAGAGGGATTTTACAACTTTTATATTTAGGGATCATCCTTCCTCTGTGGATGGTAATagccaaaatataaatatttttgctaGAATAACTcagttttaaattaatgatatagAGGTGAGAGTCTATCTCATTAATTAACCAACAACTTGAACAAAGCTTTTCATGTGAGTATGAAATTCATTgatctttttattatcatttattatCTTTCCACTActaatagatttttttcttttaagaattttCAAATATAGATATTAACTCTTCAAGATGACAAGGAGAACATAAGCataaaactagatttttaatatttgttaatcAGGAAATTACAACTTGCAAGAAGAAACAAACTTAGAAAGAGGAGAGTTTTCGTGAGCTAAAATCAACCTATCATTTCttgcatataaaaagaaatactttTCATACAAAGCTTATATCTCTTTGTATTGTCATGATGGAGACCAAAGGAAAAGTGACTAGTTGTAAGAAGATAATTGAGGAGCTTGAGAAGGTATCTTTCTATGCTTAAAGTGTACTAGCTAGTGTGTAAAATAAACTAGTATGGACATAAGATAAGGTGAATCAgttataaattgatataaatgaACCCACAATATAGCATGGATCAAGTATCATGGATAGAGTATCTAGTATATTtctatttctcaaaaaaatcaatcctcACTCCTCACCTTGTTCCAATCCCTAAAACATGCTTTCATGCACTCGCATTCCAAACCAAGTTTAGGGATCAACCGAAGCAATCCCCaatcaagttttaattatttgatgtgTAACTATTGCTATAGAGTGGCAGACTTCTAAGCAAAATCCCAACTGAGAATTgcgtttttatattttggactAGATGCTTGCCATGAGCATTTTTGGATTAGATCCTTACACTGACAGAAACGTATTGTTATTTGGTTATTAGCACTGGTAGAAATAAAAATGGCAGCAGCGATGATACAAACTGAAACATTTGTTCAATATTTGGACACCATAGTATACAGAACTGGCTAAGAATCACGTTGGATTACAAAGGAAATCAGCATGTTAATCTTCTTTCTAGAAGAGATTTTGTCTACATAACCCAACGACCAGCTGTCTTGAAAATTTCTCCAGAGGATGAATGAGTACATTTTCTAAACATGTACATGTACACTGCCAGCTGCAGCACGTCGTTTGGATGGCAAGGAATATACAACTAGAAGACATTGCTGTGAAGAagaggattttttttacaacttcgAAATCTTTGCATGCGCAGAGAATTCATCTCCCGAGTCCCAACCATGCAAGTGTCCCCATAGTACTCGTGCTATTAATCTTGGAAGGAATACTTCAATGGCGGAAAGTCTTCACTACCTGCTCTATCCGTCTTCGACAAAGAGGACAGTTGCTCAATTGCGAACAACATGTTATACAACAGCACATATGACCACACCTACAGATCATAATGAATTTGAAAACTCAATCGctctgaaattgaaaaaatggaTGTCTACTACAGCGAAAAAAGAATGCCCCTTGTTCCTCTTTCCCTGACTCCCGACATGCAACAAAAAACAGGCTTGTAAATAAGTAAgagccttttattttattttattttggtatagTTTTTTTGGGGGAAGGAGATCTGAATTTAAAACCtcccagaaaaaaagaaagctatGGCTATCAGTTAGGCAATTTCTCAATCACAGGTGTCTTGTATGGTGATGTACAATTTATGATGCAATACCTCCAATGCATGTCACACTCACACAAAGATGTTATACtaccaacaaaataataaagatcatatAATCAGGCACCAAGAACTGTGTTGAAGTGCATGCAGCTAGCAATCTCCAATAGCATGAGAAAAACCAAATAAGTGTCCATGAGTTTCAGACACAACTAGATTGCAATTACGTGTGAGAAAAATACAGTTTGGTATGAAAAATCCATTATTTCCATCAAGTTATATAATTTGCAATCTGCAGATGCATGGTTTTTTTGATGAATAAGTAATTGGGAAAATGCAGCACTTTATACagatgcatggttttttttatgaataagtaATTGGGAAAATGCAGCATTTTATACAagtaataagataaaaattgaGAAGGTTGAGAGATGAATAAGAAACACCTGGGCAGCTCAAGCTGCATGGCAGGTGAGAGAGGGGTGAGTTGTATATAAGGAGCGGTACTTGGTTCGGGGGTGCATGTGCATTTAGCGAATGGTGTAGCTGTTGGCTTGAAGTGCTAAGTTTTGGTGAGAGAATTTAGTGAGGAAGAGAATATACctataaaatgtgaaaaaatcTCTTCATTGAGTGGGGGTATTCCTAGTCCAGTTACCAATAACAACAATCATTTATTATTGAGATGCTTTGTTAGTACACATATTCAAATGCTCTGATCTGCCTTGACAAAAATTTTCGTGTTGGCACTTATAtaagaatgttaaaaatattgcaATAGGTACCATAATCTTTACAAGATTACCAGACTACAGATCTTGAATATAATGTTGGACCAGTGTTAACAAGTTGATTGAGGTACTAAATGAGATCCATTCACCAACTGGTTTTgcttttttactttgttttcaaAAGTTAGTTTGAACTACGCTTATATGTGGAACTTTAACTTAGTATTGCTCTATGCATGTAGTATTGCTCCTCCATGCATGTATGCTCACTGTCTATTCTTTGAGACACACACATGCAGACAAATCAATAATGTACTTACGGGAGAAAAACAGCATTGTACTCCTTCTCAAGGCATATCACACATAGATCTGGAATTGGACGTTCTCTCTTGGCACCATCTGAACCGTTCTCAGCCTTACCATttgaacctgaaaaaaaaaattaagaaaaagatatCGCATGCAAactatttttcattcaaaaatggAAATTATGAGCAACTTACCCTCGTTATCTTGGCCTGATCTCTTAGCAGCGGCAAGAACCCTGCAAGAACCATGCTTTTCAGCTCTATTTGTTACAATCACAAGGAGAAGTCCATATGATAATTCATTCTAAGTATGTTTCAGATATAATTTGAATAAGGCAATGTGTATATCACCCTGAGCACCATTCAGGCTAGAATCTGGCAAGGAAAAGGACAAAATTTCTATTTGGGAATTGCATGCATATAAATATTCAGACAACTAGCTCGTCCCTTCCCTTGAAACATTTTGTCATTAATGCCTTCCACCAAAGAAACATACCTGCTCTGCAATTCCCAATGGCGCCTTCTCTCCATGATATACAGTATAACATGCTTGGTGATCAGGAAAGCACCAAAAACTGTCAAACCCAATGAGGCGTACTTATACCACCTGGTACAGAAATATAAGttctttttttcaatggttTAATGCATAATTAAcgtaaatataaaaagataaagcattATGAGCAGTTAAGAGTGCAGGCAACCTTGCCCACTTCCCCAAATTCCCAATGAGTTCATCAATTGACTTTGGGGATACATAAAAAGGTCCTTTATGAGGACGCTGAATCCGGACTGTTCCAATATCATCTTTGACAGCCTGACCATAAAATGAAGAACTAAAAAATTAGCTGACagtaaacaaaataacaagATACGTTGCATATATAACATGACTGGTTTTTAAATCAAACGCTCAGACACTTCAAAACTATAAGTAAAGGATATTTTCAATACAGCAGGCCATCAAAATCCACATTCACATGATAACTATTGATCCTCAACATCAATGCATATTTTCATCATAGAAGCTGAATATCCAGCAATTCTAATATTCACCAGTAACAACAGAGGGAAACCTCATGAACGATTATATCGGATGTATTGTCTTAGCTACCATAATCATTTTCACATTACCATACTGCACGCTGCTGGAAATATTTGACACCACTTATTGCAATAACAACACGTGTGTAGATAATTTTAGTAGTGAGCAACCGTACCTCGCCAACCACAGTCAATGAAGTACCAGTTGGAAGTACCCTTTCAATTCGCTTAACTCCAAGCATCTGAAATAACAATCACGATAAAACAAACTTGACCCAACAGTACAAGTTCTGATgcataaatagaaaaacatagaaCAGGGCAGACCTTGAGGCCTTGGAGATAGTCTAATGTTCCTCGTACAAGTGATCGTCCTGACTCTTCAAACACTTCACTTCCAACAGTCAACACAAAACCAGAAGCACCCCGGGCCCCCACAACATACACTCGGTCAGTGCCGTCATCCTAATAATGGAAATCCAAAACAGCATGAACAGATTTTCCCTATCAATGATACTCCAGATGATACTTATTCCAACATTTAGGCTGTCATCTTGTTTCCATAAGCAACAATATAGTTAAACAATCATGCTTGATCGAGGGCTAAAGGCACAAGAAACTATCTCTTACCAGGTACCATGGGACCTCTTTACTCATTGATAGCATTAATGCTGAGTCCTGAATCCAAGATCCAGCATCATTGTGCTTGAGGAAATGTTGTTCAGCCTgaaattataacacaaataagaacattaaaaaaaaaacgtcaaTTGAGCAGTTGTACCCTTTcaaataatgattatttaacattaCCGTCTCCTCTACTATAACACCTCTCAGCCCACTAAACTCGCAACTTATTGGAGACTCAGCACCAACTCTTCCAGAGATTGCAACAACCAGTGGTAAGACTTTACTTTCAATATCCAGCAACTTTGCTGAAAGATGAAAGATTTCAAAAACCCATCATTGCAGATGCAAATGGGCATTCCCTAAACAttctataagaaaaaattaagagaattaaaTCAGTTAGTGGCGCATAAGACATACCCAATTCCTTCAGCTGATTGACTTTTGCAACTGACTTAAGAGCCTCCGCATCCCTGTAAGCACgcacataattaattattaacagcatataataaggaaaaaaaaaaaagaggaatcaAAGAAGGGAGGTACCTGCCGCTGCTCCTGCCAAGTAAATAGAGAGCAGCTCCGCTCAAACAGCAACTGATTCCACCCCATGGGATCATCATCTTCAATCGCCTGCctcaaagaaaaacccaaactAACTAGCTAAAATCATTTCCGTATCAAAGGCAAGGAAATGCGAGACTTGGTGGAAGATTATTATTAGGCGGAGACAGAAGAGAATTAGATGCGATGCGAGGAGTGAAGGAGAGGGACAAGGAAAGGAAGAGATTTTTAACAGCTTTTTTTTTGGCCGTGTCTTTCTTCTTCGTGATATCCTAATGGTCCTAGGGCATTATACTGTTAACTTAAAAcgcttgggttttttttttgccgtAGAAATCTATAAATGTGGATGACAGCGTGCTACATtgtatatttgttaaaaaattatttttgtcctcaaatttatttatttttccgacgatttaattttaattgaagattaattaatttcaccCTGTATTTATAATCTGTACCATTTATCAACCTTATactcatcattttatttcagTACTTTATAGTCTGTATCACATGTCATTTATATTcaccatttaatttaaaatacatataactCACACCGCAAAATACAATAACTCTCCATCTCCCTCCTGCCGGAAAAAAACTTTGGTtatagggaagaaaaaaaaatacagtaacCCTCCaccatgtaattattttttaaaatatataaatttgataataatacatattaaccatagttttaaaacccggatcggcccggcgggtcaacccgggacccggccgacccgggacCCAAccgacccgggcatgggaccggtccgggtggaggccaaaacccgcttgggaattggcccggccagaccTGGTTGATCAGGCGaatcgacccgggacccggttgaCCCAGCAAGACCCGGTCAAGACCAGGCcacaaacccgttgacttttttttttttttactaaaacgacgtcgttttgattttttttaaaaaaataaattttgacccgCCCGACCCGGTCGAAACCcagtgacccggtcaaaactcaGAACCCGGGCCTTGGACCGGACCGACCACtgggccgggtcttaaaactatgatattaacaaaaaaataaattttttatattttattttgttttgtatactattaccaaacataattttatctatatcttgttttttactttatcTTTCTTGAAGTTTTATTCCTTCTGTTCCAGGATACAATAACTTATTGTTATATTTAGgctgcatttgtttttttgaaattgattttcaaaaaattatttttcaaattttcttgtgtttgtttgccattagaaaaattaatcaatgaaaaacatttttcagtcaaagaaaaatttggtagtgtaatgaaaaataaattagaaaacacttttcagtgtttggttatgtcatgaaaaataagctgaaaaataacttattaatgttttatttttctcaagtttattaaaataatgaagaacaaatcttacaaattaaaaagttaaatgagaatgaaattgaaaaaaataataatttcataaattatcttaaataaaataaataataatcaaaataataaagatcaaatctaaaaaataaaaaaaattaaaaaataaagaaattaaaataataataattaacatttcatgatttttttcaaataaaataactaacaataaaaaaaaatgaggagcaaatttgatagataaaaaatttcaataaaacaataataagaaaaaaagcaaataataattataaaaataaagaccaaagttaatataaaaattaaattttaaaagatgaaattaaaaaataaatattcaaaacaaaatatatatagcaatcaaaagtttgaggacaaaatttgatataatcagcaaataatatgacatttctaattttttcacaactttcataaaatattttctgcctaaatttttcaggaaaatactttttctagaaatcaagctaaatttttctttaactgaaaaatatttttcgttgatcaatttttttaataataaataaattttaaaaaattttaaaaaataattttttaaaatcacttt from Populus alba chromosome 14, ASM523922v2, whole genome shotgun sequence includes:
- the LOC118041861 gene encoding E3 ubiquitin-protein ligase SP1; protein product: MMIPWGGISCCLSGAALYLLGRSSGRDAEALKSVAKVNQLKELAKLLDIESKVLPLVVAISGRVGAESPISCEFSGLRGVIVEETAEQHFLKHNDAGSWIQDSALMLSMSKEVPWYLDDGTDRVYVVGARGASGFVLTVGSEVFEESGRSLVRGTLDYLQGLKMLGVKRIERVLPTGTSLTVVGEAVKDDIGTVRIQRPHKGPFYVSPKSIDELIGNLGKWARWYKYASLGLTVFGAFLITKHVILYIMERRRHWELQSRVLAAAKRSGQDNEGSNGKAENGSDGAKRERPIPDLCVICLEKEYNAVFLPCGHMCCCITCCSQLSNCPLCRRRIEQVVKTFRH